A genomic window from Fibrobacterota bacterium includes:
- a CDS encoding DNA topoisomerase IV subunit A, which produces MARHVRVQGLAGDDPRFNVPSRTLANVNFNEVKRIIEMGEGKTAREFFNLGQSKKFMQTMLVAEACKRLVDAGKTNSIRDLYYMTKHTIAGTRENTFDDQAESDPIIEDLEVTLDSLREELHLFASNKGAMVGELTVVDGGDVIDCRRMGTGGWSVPSIVEPNVIEFRECEAKFILLVEKDAMWRRLNEDKFWKLHHCILIHGGGQPPRGVRRLMHRMVNELKLPLYVFVDNDPWGYYIYSVVKQGSISLAYESRRMAIPSARFIGLSSADVQKYQIPDEVTIRLEDTDIARAKEIMAYPWFQGKKHWQTEIQRMLSSKVKLELEALSAKGITFASDEYLPRKLKEKDFLD; this is translated from the coding sequence ATGGCCCGCCATGTCCGCGTGCAGGGACTGGCCGGCGACGATCCGCGGTTCAACGTGCCCTCGCGCACCTTGGCCAACGTCAACTTCAACGAGGTCAAGCGGATCATCGAGATGGGCGAAGGCAAGACCGCCCGCGAGTTCTTCAACCTTGGGCAATCCAAGAAGTTCATGCAGACGATGCTGGTCGCCGAGGCCTGCAAACGGCTGGTCGACGCGGGCAAGACCAACTCGATTCGTGACCTGTACTACATGACCAAGCACACCATCGCGGGCACCCGCGAGAACACCTTCGACGACCAGGCCGAATCCGACCCGATCATCGAAGACCTCGAGGTGACGCTGGACAGCCTGCGCGAAGAGCTGCACCTGTTCGCCTCCAACAAGGGCGCGATGGTCGGCGAGCTCACCGTGGTGGACGGCGGCGACGTCATCGACTGCCGTCGCATGGGGACCGGCGGATGGTCCGTCCCTTCCATCGTGGAACCCAACGTGATCGAGTTCCGCGAATGCGAGGCGAAGTTCATCCTGCTGGTGGAAAAAGACGCCATGTGGCGGCGCCTGAACGAAGACAAATTCTGGAAATTGCACCACTGCATCCTGATCCACGGCGGAGGCCAGCCCCCTCGCGGCGTGCGGCGCCTGATGCACCGCATGGTCAACGAACTCAAGCTTCCGCTGTACGTGTTCGTCGATAACGACCCGTGGGGCTACTACATCTATTCGGTGGTCAAGCAGGGCTCCATCTCGCTGGCCTACGAATCGCGTCGCATGGCCATCCCGTCGGCGAGATTCATCGGACTGTCCAGCGCCGACGTCCAGAAGTACCAGATCCCGGACGAGGTGACCATCCGTCTGGAAGACACCGACATCGCGCGTGCCAAGGAGATCATGGCCTATCCGTGGTTCCAAGGCAAGAAGCACTGGCAGACGGAGATCCAGCGCATGCTCTCCAGCAAGGTGAAGCTGGAATTGGAAGCCCTCAGCGCCAAGGGCATCACGTTCGCCTCCGACGAATACCTGCCCCGCAAGCTCAAGGAAAAGGACTTTTTGGACTGA
- a CDS encoding DNA topoisomerase VI subunit B gives MASNAPDAQSMAKRQQEISVADFFAKNRHMLGFDNTRKALLTAVKEAVDNSLDACEEARILPKVRVEIRKVEGTEDHYVLSVRDNGPGIVKAQIPRVFGKLLYGSKFHRLRMSRGQQGIGISAAGMYGQITTAKPVQITSRAFKSKPAHYYELRMDLKRNEPVILVDEEVDWGDPGTGTKVDITMKATFFRGRQSVDEYLEQTAIANPHAEFSFLAPDGTERVFPRAAKELPPEPVEIQPHPHGIELGIFTRLLHDSPHRSMGVFLTGSFSRVTSQAAGQVCKASGIALSAIPSEVHPQEAEKLFHALQKADLPPPRTDCLAPIGVEHLLKGMHKELGAEFYAATTRKPAIYRGNPFQIEVGLAWGGKLESDSIARVIRFANRVPLQYQLSACSSTKAVMDVAWKSYGLQQSKGSLPVGPLVIMVHMASVWVPFTNQAKEAIADYDEIRKEFKLALQEAGRKLGTYLKKKQAAASQAKRRNIFNSYIEEVVRAYQQITKEDGSDLRTALLETARKKTELAEKLEAMKHKEAPEEMEGTLVIGEDGQPLVPGAVVATELPPELDEADLPEPSEGDLESLIDSTPTIAKAKSPRGEGHHEESGKKAVQASLFGDDDA, from the coding sequence TTGGCTTCCAACGCACCAGACGCCCAAAGCATGGCCAAGCGCCAGCAGGAAATCTCGGTCGCGGATTTCTTCGCGAAGAACCGGCACATGCTCGGGTTCGACAACACCCGCAAAGCCCTCCTGACCGCGGTGAAGGAGGCGGTGGACAACTCCCTGGACGCCTGCGAAGAAGCCCGCATCCTCCCCAAGGTCCGCGTGGAGATCCGCAAGGTGGAAGGCACGGAGGACCATTACGTCCTTTCCGTGCGCGACAACGGACCGGGAATCGTCAAGGCGCAGATCCCGCGCGTGTTCGGCAAACTTCTCTACGGATCGAAGTTCCATCGCCTGCGCATGAGCCGAGGCCAACAGGGCATCGGGATCAGCGCGGCCGGCATGTACGGCCAGATCACCACCGCCAAGCCCGTCCAGATCACCAGCCGGGCCTTCAAATCCAAGCCGGCCCACTACTACGAGCTGCGCATGGACCTCAAGCGCAACGAACCCGTGATCCTGGTGGACGAAGAAGTCGATTGGGGGGATCCCGGCACCGGGACAAAAGTCGACATCACGATGAAGGCGACGTTCTTCCGCGGACGCCAATCCGTCGACGAATACCTGGAACAGACCGCCATCGCCAATCCCCATGCGGAATTTTCCTTCCTCGCGCCGGATGGCACCGAACGCGTCTTCCCGCGCGCGGCCAAGGAGCTTCCTCCCGAGCCTGTGGAAATCCAACCCCACCCGCACGGGATCGAGCTGGGCATCTTCACGCGCCTTCTGCACGACAGCCCCCATCGCTCGATGGGCGTGTTCCTCACCGGGTCGTTTTCCCGGGTGACCTCGCAGGCGGCCGGCCAAGTCTGCAAGGCCAGCGGGATCGCGCTTTCCGCCATTCCCAGCGAAGTGCATCCGCAGGAAGCGGAAAAGCTCTTCCACGCGCTCCAGAAGGCGGATCTGCCGCCTCCGCGCACGGATTGCCTGGCGCCTATCGGCGTGGAGCATCTCCTCAAGGGCATGCACAAGGAATTGGGCGCGGAATTCTACGCGGCCACCACCCGCAAGCCCGCCATCTACCGCGGAAATCCCTTCCAAATCGAAGTCGGCCTGGCCTGGGGCGGCAAGCTGGAAAGCGACAGCATCGCGCGCGTGATCCGCTTCGCCAACCGCGTGCCTTTGCAGTACCAGCTCTCCGCCTGTTCCAGCACCAAGGCGGTGATGGACGTGGCCTGGAAATCCTACGGACTGCAGCAATCGAAAGGCTCGCTTCCCGTGGGCCCCTTGGTGATCATGGTCCACATGGCCTCCGTGTGGGTGCCCTTCACCAACCAGGCCAAGGAAGCCATCGCCGACTACGACGAGATCCGCAAGGAATTCAAGCTGGCCTTGCAGGAAGCCGGCCGCAAGCTCGGCACGTACCTCAAGAAAAAACAGGCCGCCGCGAGCCAGGCCAAGCGCCGCAACATCTTCAACTCCTACATCGAAGAGGTCGTGCGCGCCTACCAGCAGATCACCAAGGAAGACGGCTCGGATCTGCGAACCGCCCTCTTGGAGACCGCGCGCAAGAAGACGGAACTTGCCGAGAAGCTCGAGGCCATGAAGCACAAGGAAGCGCCGGAGGAAATGGAAGGCACGCTGGTGATCGGCGAAGACGGCCAGCCATTGGTGCCCGGTGCCGTGGTCGCCACGGAGCTGCCTCCCGAGCTTGACGAAGCCGACCTTCCCGAGCCTTCGGAAGGCGATCTGGAAAGCCTGATCGATTCCACTCCCACCATCGCCAAGGCCAAGAGCCCTCGCGGCGAAGGCCACCACGAAGAATCCGGCAAAAAAGCCGTCCAGGCGAGCCTTTTCGGAGACGACGACGCATGA
- a CDS encoding GGDEF domain-containing protein: MERAPTFALLVVRLDGWYQSRIWHGAMTAARLLGIRLVSLIGTSYGDPEMRGGPAEIYNLAKSGSIDGYLPLVGSLANYGGIRVVRDLLDFLPPKPTVCIGTRLPGLPCVLPDAGGIESVVRHLVGVHGLRKIAFLGGYPLNPDAIRRKGDFLETMRALGLESREGWIASSNFTPEGGYDVFAGMVDRHGLPEAVVCANDAMALGVHRLCKERGIRIPEDLCLTGFDDIEEAGTLRPSLTTIDAMTYQIAFRSVELLNEILSGAEPRVENVKTCLLVRRSCGCRSGGTDLQLPSILTEAAGIPTTQVLREILHKPDESSRFLERLEEALDKAEHTELNLWEECLLKVARMEPANCHSGFFLEAHAIISQARHGLDQNRRFAMQLLLRDWMAAIQKLTLGMDEDDFATAFINHLQAMAPYGMRILLFNEDGTPLSDPLYGKVPFRLEIDIAARRCGTPEEDSLLRSSDCAAGSWVTLPLAMSDEHYGVVQLRDWTSNELFLDSMRHTLSMSLSLRRRSRTERVMRERFEQLSQRDELTGLLNRRGLIAFGEVLLRSAARSGAKVGIFLFDMDGMKTINDTFGHADGDLAIRCLARALEDGFRQSDLVGRLGGDEFAVVGVFQTGAEADVEAAIRRVRLALEKRSIELARGWQVKTSVGWVLCDSNERIDLDEAFSRADTQLYMDKVQRKRGPP; the protein is encoded by the coding sequence GTGGAACGCGCGCCGACATTCGCCCTGCTTGTCGTTCGACTGGATGGATGGTACCAAAGCCGCATCTGGCACGGAGCGATGACCGCTGCCCGACTCCTGGGGATCCGATTGGTTTCCTTGATCGGGACGTCCTACGGCGATCCGGAGATGCGAGGTGGTCCGGCCGAGATCTACAACCTTGCCAAGTCCGGAAGCATCGATGGATATCTGCCGCTGGTGGGCTCGCTGGCCAATTATGGCGGCATCCGGGTGGTCCGGGATCTGCTGGACTTCCTGCCACCCAAGCCCACCGTGTGCATCGGGACGCGACTTCCCGGGCTGCCTTGTGTCCTTCCCGATGCGGGTGGTATCGAATCGGTGGTGCGGCATCTTGTCGGGGTTCATGGTCTGAGGAAGATCGCCTTCCTGGGTGGGTATCCACTGAACCCGGACGCCATTCGCCGCAAAGGCGATTTCCTCGAAACGATGCGGGCGCTCGGATTGGAATCCCGCGAGGGTTGGATCGCCAGCAGCAATTTCACCCCCGAGGGGGGATACGACGTCTTCGCGGGAATGGTCGATCGCCATGGCCTTCCCGAGGCGGTTGTCTGCGCCAACGATGCCATGGCGCTGGGCGTGCACCGTCTTTGCAAGGAGCGAGGCATCCGGATCCCCGAAGACCTTTGCCTGACGGGATTCGACGACATCGAGGAGGCGGGCACCCTCCGGCCGTCCCTGACCACGATCGACGCGATGACCTACCAGATCGCTTTCCGGTCGGTGGAGCTGCTCAACGAGATCCTGTCCGGAGCCGAGCCGCGCGTCGAAAATGTCAAAACCTGTCTGCTCGTTCGGCGCTCCTGCGGCTGCAGGTCGGGAGGCACCGATCTGCAGTTGCCTTCGATCCTGACCGAAGCAGCGGGGATCCCCACCACGCAGGTCCTTCGGGAGATCCTCCACAAGCCCGACGAGTCCAGCCGCTTTCTCGAACGGTTGGAGGAGGCGTTGGACAAGGCGGAGCACACGGAACTCAACCTTTGGGAGGAATGTCTCCTGAAGGTGGCGCGGATGGAGCCCGCCAACTGCCATTCCGGGTTCTTTCTGGAAGCGCATGCGATCATTTCCCAGGCACGGCATGGCCTGGATCAAAACCGCCGCTTCGCGATGCAGTTGCTGCTTCGCGATTGGATGGCCGCGATCCAGAAGCTCACGCTCGGGATGGACGAGGACGACTTCGCCACTGCGTTCATCAACCATCTGCAAGCGATGGCCCCTTACGGCATGCGGATCCTGCTGTTCAACGAGGACGGAACGCCCCTCTCCGATCCCCTCTACGGAAAGGTTCCATTCCGGCTGGAAATCGACATCGCCGCCAGACGCTGTGGAACACCCGAGGAGGATTCCTTGCTGCGGTCCTCCGATTGCGCGGCGGGTTCCTGGGTCACCTTGCCCCTGGCGATGTCCGACGAGCACTACGGAGTTGTCCAGCTTCGCGATTGGACCTCCAACGAACTGTTCCTGGACAGCATGCGGCACACGCTTTCGATGTCCCTGTCCTTGCGAAGAAGGTCTCGCACCGAGAGGGTCATGCGGGAGCGGTTCGAACAGCTGTCCCAGCGCGACGAACTGACTGGCCTTCTCAACCGCAGAGGATTGATCGCCTTCGGAGAGGTGCTTTTGCGTTCCGCGGCGAGGTCGGGCGCCAAGGTGGGGATCTTCCTCTTCGACATGGATGGCATGAAGACGATCAACGACACCTTCGGTCACGCCGACGGGGATCTGGCGATCCGGTGCCTGGCGCGGGCGCTGGAGGACGGATTCCGTCAAAGCGATCTGGTCGGTCGTCTTGGTGGCGACGAATTCGCCGTGGTGGGCGTCTTCCAAACGGGAGCGGAAGCCGACGTGGAGGCCGCGATCCGTCGGGTCAGGCTCGCCTTGGAAAAACGGTCGATCGAATTGGCGAGGGGCTGGCAGGTGAAGACCAGCGTGGGCTGGGTGCTGTGCGACTCCAACGAACGCATCGATCTCGACGAGGCATTTTCGAGGGCCGATACGCAGTTGTACATGGACAAGGTCCAGCGCAAGCGAGGCCCTCCCTGA
- a CDS encoding tetratricopeptide repeat protein yields the protein MHPIVVIALIYGGGSASVPGETSLLAGQARELLASGHPAKAEVLLRRARALDSVQSEIDRLQARCHAALGRWVGSEGSSDWMVGDDRLTVAAREKPDSLFQLAQSLLQKEDIALASKIVGALAQSNAALPAHLKLAQELRLRQDALVSFHVDLARKAQGRGDLEEVAVQWRLAWVARPDDAALRDQVQRSDDVRSAAIRELRSVLATALSTKDESSAYEIASKAQSAFPGVVPFLKVRDSLRVFRIAARNARLDRINAMADQGLEQEAMDAMEALVESDPQDPSLELAQSVLQNRLQKRRKRAQMTELVRVCESAVTGGDILRASEALSELRKLGADGPELDRLPSRIDSLRATRKALDAFDEAMAQARAALRNGDVATARVQLQKAAVLQPGSAVVKGLIASLAAPRPAPIANTAKGVTNSVASPGTTAGLSPEDVRRSKELLLAGVAAYRSGEYERAIQSWKQVLEIDTGCVQARKYLANVGLKQTRLK from the coding sequence ATGCATCCCATCGTCGTCATCGCATTGATCTACGGGGGCGGATCCGCCAGCGTCCCGGGGGAAACCTCGCTTTTGGCGGGGCAGGCGCGGGAGTTGCTTGCTTCAGGGCATCCCGCCAAGGCCGAGGTTCTTTTGCGGCGGGCACGGGCGTTGGACTCCGTGCAGTCGGAGATCGACCGGTTGCAAGCGCGCTGCCATGCCGCGTTGGGCAGATGGGTGGGCAGCGAGGGAAGCTCCGATTGGATGGTCGGCGATGATCGGCTGACCGTGGCGGCCCGCGAAAAACCCGATTCTCTCTTCCAGCTCGCGCAGAGCCTTCTCCAGAAGGAAGACATCGCGTTGGCCTCCAAGATCGTCGGGGCCTTGGCGCAATCGAATGCCGCATTGCCGGCCCACCTCAAGCTCGCCCAGGAACTGCGGCTTCGCCAGGACGCCTTGGTGTCTTTCCATGTCGATCTCGCCCGCAAGGCCCAGGGGAGGGGCGATCTGGAGGAAGTGGCTGTCCAGTGGCGTTTGGCGTGGGTCGCGCGGCCGGACGACGCGGCTCTGCGCGACCAGGTGCAGCGCTCGGACGATGTGCGATCGGCCGCCATCCGGGAGTTGCGCTCGGTGCTGGCCACGGCGCTTTCCACGAAGGACGAAAGCAGCGCCTACGAGATCGCTTCCAAGGCCCAATCGGCCTTTCCCGGGGTGGTTCCCTTCCTGAAGGTCCGGGACTCCCTGCGGGTGTTCCGGATCGCCGCGCGCAACGCGCGATTGGACCGGATCAACGCCATGGCCGACCAGGGGTTGGAGCAGGAGGCCATGGACGCCATGGAGGCCCTGGTGGAAAGCGACCCCCAGGATCCCTCCCTGGAACTGGCCCAATCGGTGTTGCAGAACAGACTCCAAAAACGTCGCAAGCGCGCGCAGATGACCGAGCTCGTACGCGTGTGCGAATCGGCGGTGACCGGCGGAGACATCCTGCGCGCAAGCGAAGCGCTGTCGGAACTTCGCAAACTTGGAGCGGATGGGCCGGAACTCGATCGGCTGCCCTCGCGCATCGATTCGCTCCGCGCCACCCGCAAGGCGTTGGACGCCTTCGACGAGGCCATGGCCCAGGCGAGGGCCGCCCTGCGCAACGGCGACGTGGCCACGGCGCGGGTGCAACTGCAGAAGGCGGCGGTTCTGCAGCCCGGCAGCGCGGTGGTGAAGGGACTGATCGCGAGCCTGGCCGCGCCCCGCCCCGCCCCGATCGCCAATACCGCCAAGGGTGTGACAAATTCCGTTGCATCGCCGGGCACGACCGCCGGCTTGAGCCCGGAGGATGTGCGCAGGTCCAAGGAATTGCTTCTGGCCGGTGTCGCGGCCTACCGTTCGGGCGAATACGAGCGCGCCATCCAGTCCTGGAAGCAGGTCCTGGAAATCGACACCGGTTGCGTGCAGGCGCGCAAGTACCTGGCCAACGTGGGTCTCAAGCAGACGAGGTTGAAATGA
- a CDS encoding GGDEF domain-containing protein yields MSGPRRIGIRAQFLLLLVAVSLGVASVTAVIAANSQRESLLQERKLRGLTVLRAWTSLCRERVLSDETVNLSMWDFIDELMHGETSVVEVYLLDTSGTILMHNRQALVGSRAVMSNPVKKGETAGVGITVWSDSSGHALRIQQSIDVNSRHLGTAGVVFSSGGIEEGIQESVHRIFLFAGLIALLGVVSASLLVYHVTRPVHLLVEGVKRFGERFDPERPETADFQIEFRSFNEIGDVRDSFNEMTAALRRTTAERKILKEESGFLRMQAKTDALTGLYNKRQFEEDFPELVELSKRRRRPLCLLMMDMDRFKLLNDTLGHAAGDRALKDLAQSIRERTRNTERAYRLGGDEFMVLSVGTGLEEARAIAQRITEAYHERKVAGNPTDISVGIVDFDGLASPEELLKAADREMYRVKRDRKAQR; encoded by the coding sequence GTGAGCGGGCCGCGCAGGATCGGGATCCGGGCGCAGTTCCTCCTGCTTTTGGTGGCGGTTTCTTTGGGCGTGGCCTCGGTGACGGCCGTGATCGCGGCCAATTCCCAGCGCGAATCCCTTCTGCAGGAGCGCAAGTTGCGGGGTCTGACGGTGCTTCGCGCCTGGACCAGCCTCTGCCGCGAACGCGTGCTCTCGGATGAAACCGTCAACCTGTCCATGTGGGACTTCATCGACGAATTGATGCACGGCGAGACCTCGGTGGTGGAGGTCTACCTGCTGGACACCTCCGGCACCATCCTGATGCACAACCGCCAGGCGCTGGTGGGGTCCCGTGCGGTGATGTCGAATCCTGTCAAGAAAGGCGAGACGGCCGGGGTCGGGATCACGGTGTGGTCGGATTCCTCCGGACACGCCTTGCGCATCCAGCAGTCGATCGATGTCAATTCCCGTCATCTCGGCACCGCGGGGGTGGTGTTCTCCTCCGGCGGCATCGAGGAGGGGATCCAGGAGTCGGTCCACCGCATCTTCCTGTTCGCCGGACTGATCGCCCTTTTGGGCGTGGTCTCCGCCTCCCTGTTGGTCTACCACGTCACCCGACCCGTGCACCTTCTGGTGGAAGGCGTCAAGCGCTTCGGCGAGCGGTTCGATCCGGAACGCCCCGAGACCGCCGATTTCCAGATCGAATTCCGCTCCTTCAACGAGATCGGCGATGTGCGCGATTCGTTCAACGAGATGACCGCCGCCTTGCGCAGGACCACGGCCGAACGCAAGATCCTCAAGGAGGAATCCGGCTTTCTGCGCATGCAGGCCAAGACCGACGCGCTGACAGGGCTCTACAACAAGCGCCAGTTCGAGGAGGACTTCCCGGAACTGGTGGAGCTGTCCAAGCGGCGGCGGCGTCCGCTTTGCCTCCTGATGATGGACATGGACCGCTTCAAGCTGCTCAACGACACCCTGGGGCACGCCGCCGGCGACCGGGCCTTGAAGGACCTCGCGCAATCGATCCGCGAACGCACCCGCAACACCGAGCGCGCCTACCGCCTCGGCGGGGACGAGTTCATGGTGCTTTCGGTGGGTACCGGTCTGGAAGAGGCGAGGGCCATCGCCCAGCGGATCACCGAGGCCTACCACGAACGCAAGGTGGCGGGCAACCCCACCGACATCTCCGTGGGGATCGTGGACTTCGACGGTCTGGCTTCGCCCGAAGAACTGCTCAAGGCCGCCGATCGCGAGATGTACCGGGTCAAGCGCGACCGCAAGGCCCAGCGATGA